One window of the Pleurocapsa minor HA4230-MV1 genome contains the following:
- a CDS encoding class I SAM-dependent methyltransferase, producing the protein MSCIMCGTQASQAIAQGTDYEYHTKPDTFKIVECSGCKHVYIHPMPTIEEIPALYPSTYYTINPQSPNYIKGFILETQTSMGVKRTLKFIKDRSIHSVVDIGCGNAHRLLKLADVLGNQVKLIGLDLQHESSTITAAQEKGVVLVEGNLESDLSALPDGECDFIIMNQVIEHLRDPKLALQALHQKLSPEGILLIETPNVGGLDYRLFKQRYWGHWHIPRHLNLFTQKSLASLANQTGYKVIQQGSLPSPGPWILSLRNFIGLNSIKKSTGSIKSWAEFICFRNFFVVSFFTLLDSLTIKLGIPSSNQFVVIGKK; encoded by the coding sequence ATGAGTTGTATTATGTGTGGAACTCAAGCGAGTCAGGCGATCGCTCAAGGAACAGATTATGAATATCATACCAAGCCAGACACTTTTAAAATAGTCGAATGCTCTGGATGCAAGCATGTATATATTCACCCGATGCCAACGATTGAGGAAATTCCTGCCCTTTATCCATCCACTTATTACACCATAAATCCTCAATCACCTAATTATATTAAGGGTTTTATTCTGGAAACTCAAACCTCAATGGGTGTAAAGCGAACCCTCAAGTTTATCAAAGATCGTTCGATCCATTCTGTGGTTGATATTGGCTGTGGTAACGCCCATCGGCTGCTTAAACTTGCTGATGTTCTTGGTAATCAGGTCAAACTGATTGGCTTGGATTTGCAGCACGAATCATCCACCATCACTGCTGCCCAAGAGAAAGGAGTTGTTCTGGTCGAAGGCAATTTAGAAAGTGATTTGAGTGCCTTACCAGATGGAGAGTGTGATTTTATCATTATGAACCAGGTAATAGAACACCTGCGAGATCCCAAATTAGCCTTACAAGCTTTGCACCAAAAACTATCACCAGAAGGTATATTGCTGATTGAAACTCCCAACGTCGGTGGACTGGATTACCGCCTATTTAAGCAAAGATATTGGGGACATTGGCACATTCCTCGACATCTCAATTTATTTACCCAAAAATCTCTAGCATCCCTAGCAAATCAGACGGGATACAAAGTCATTCAACAGGGTTCTTTGCCATCTCCAGGCCCGTGGATTCTCAGCTTACGCAATTTTATCGGTCTTAACAGTATCAAAAAAAGTACTGGTTCAATTAAATCTTGGGCTGAATTTATCTGCTTTAGAAATTTTTTCGTGGTCAGCTTTTTTACTCTCCTAGATTCCCTAACTATTAAATTAGGAATTCCCTCTTCTAATCAATTTGTAGTAATCGGCAAAAAATAA
- a CDS encoding flippase-like domain-containing protein, with protein MKRNQLVLLGWIISFLFLGLVLRDVNWFSVKEALVRVPWIFPLMMIVTTCSGFVLRSWRWQFLLPRGIPIQDSLGAVVLGYAANNVLPARLGEIVRAQAIGQKCQISRSLALASIFVERVFDGLVLTCLLYLGIRGSNIPPWASSLGVLGLSLFGSALTIVLLLALTRSRWEKKIERLSSSKLRNILKQFGGGLTLVWSSPFLPITILGLSLTVWLVEGVTYYIAIQAFELQVPTTAALFVMGLINLGILIPSAPGYLGAFHYFGILALSAWQIPREEALACVIVIHACLYFPITIWGLGYIPYFGFSSLGKLSSEVK; from the coding sequence TTGAAGCGAAATCAACTTGTTTTACTAGGCTGGATCATCAGTTTTTTATTTTTAGGTCTTGTCCTGCGAGATGTTAATTGGTTCTCAGTCAAAGAAGCCTTAGTCAGAGTACCTTGGATATTTCCGCTGATGATGATCGTCACAACTTGTTCAGGATTTGTCCTGAGATCCTGGCGGTGGCAATTTCTGCTTCCTCGGGGCATCCCTATCCAAGATTCTTTAGGAGCAGTGGTTTTAGGCTATGCTGCCAACAACGTTTTACCAGCCCGCCTGGGTGAAATCGTCCGCGCCCAAGCTATTGGTCAAAAATGCCAGATTAGTCGTTCTCTAGCTTTAGCCAGCATCTTTGTAGAACGGGTTTTTGATGGGCTAGTGCTGACTTGTCTCTTATATTTGGGCATTAGAGGAAGTAATATACCCCCTTGGGCTTCATCCCTAGGAGTTTTAGGATTAAGCCTGTTTGGTAGCGCCCTAACTATAGTCTTACTTTTGGCACTGACTCGCTCTCGATGGGAGAAAAAAATTGAGCGGCTGTCTTCGTCAAAGTTGCGTAACATCCTAAAACAGTTTGGTGGCGGACTAACCTTAGTCTGGAGTAGTCCATTTTTGCCGATCACTATTTTGGGCTTAAGTCTCACTGTTTGGTTAGTTGAGGGCGTTACTTACTACATCGCGATTCAAGCCTTTGAACTACAAGTCCCCACTACGGCAGCTTTGTTTGTAATGGGACTAATTAACTTAGGTATTTTAATTCCTAGTGCGCCAGGATATTTAGGTGCTTTTCACTATTTCGGTATCTTAGCCTTGAGTGCCTGGCAAATTCCTAGAGAAGAAGCTTTAGCTTGCGTGATAGTTATTCATGCTTGTCTCTACTTTCCGATTACTATCTGGGGCTTAGGCTATATTCCCTACTTTGGGTTTTCTTCATTAGGCAAATTGAGCAGTGAAGTTAAGTAA
- a CDS encoding NAD(P)/FAD-dependent oxidoreductase, with the protein MSLLIVGGGATGLAAAYIAAKRGEQVTLIEASDKLGGLLSTFEVGGTRLEYFYHHFFTHDREINWLLEEMHLAQDVHFVETNMGMYRYRKIHPFATTKDLLLFPELSIIDKLRFGLTSIFLSRQRNWQKYENISALDWFYKWAGKRATDSIWQPMLKIKFGEYADQIPLSWMIGRMTQRLKSRSGGKEKLGYLKGSLQRLVDVLEFRLKELDVKIVKNAPVTELLLNNQQVIGVNTTLGEFKADKTLVTIPTIYLAKLIPEDFANYRQQLEQIEYFGAICVVVISQKPLSNIYWLNIGDPGFEFGGVIEQTNFLPPAEYQGLHLTYLSRYATWNEAILHKSDEEIATLFKDQLTSIFPDLDSKGIKEIKVFRTKTAATVCDQNFSQKIPNYKTPIPNLYVANMAHVYPDERSVNNSIKVALNVDAVLKSN; encoded by the coding sequence ATGAGTCTATTGATTGTCGGTGGTGGGGCAACGGGTTTAGCAGCAGCCTATATTGCTGCCAAGCGAGGAGAACAGGTAACTTTAATCGAGGCTTCTGACAAGCTGGGAGGACTTTTATCTACTTTTGAGGTGGGGGGGACTAGGCTAGAATACTTTTACCATCATTTTTTTACCCACGATCGCGAAATTAATTGGCTACTAGAAGAAATGCATCTTGCTCAGGATGTTCATTTTGTCGAAACCAACATGGGGATGTATCGCTACAGAAAAATTCATCCTTTTGCTACTACCAAGGATTTACTCTTGTTTCCCGAATTGAGCATTATTGATAAACTCCGTTTTGGACTAACCAGCATCTTTTTATCCCGTCAACGTAACTGGCAAAAATATGAAAATATTTCAGCTTTAGACTGGTTCTATAAGTGGGCTGGTAAAAGAGCAACTGACTCAATTTGGCAGCCAATGTTAAAAATTAAATTTGGCGAATATGCCGATCAAATCCCCCTTTCTTGGATGATCGGACGCATGACTCAAAGATTGAAATCTCGTTCTGGTGGTAAAGAAAAATTGGGCTATCTCAAAGGTAGTTTGCAAAGATTAGTCGATGTTTTGGAGTTTCGTCTTAAAGAGTTGGACGTAAAAATTGTTAAAAATGCGCCAGTTACCGAACTTCTGTTAAACAATCAGCAAGTAATCGGGGTCAATACTACTTTAGGCGAGTTTAAGGCGGACAAAACCTTAGTAACGATCCCCACAATCTATTTAGCCAAACTAATTCCCGAAGATTTTGCTAATTATCGCCAGCAATTAGAACAAATTGAATATTTTGGAGCGATTTGCGTGGTAGTTATCTCGCAAAAGCCGTTAAGTAATATTTATTGGCTTAATATTGGCGATCCTGGTTTTGAATTTGGTGGCGTAATTGAACAAACTAACTTTCTACCACCAGCAGAGTATCAAGGATTACACCTTACTTATTTATCTCGTTATGCCACCTGGAATGAAGCAATACTCCACAAAAGCGATGAGGAAATTGCCACTCTTTTTAAAGACCAATTAACCTCAATCTTTCCCGATTTAGACAGTAAAGGAATTAAGGAAATAAAAGTTTTTCGCACTAAGACGGCTGCTACAGTTTGTGACCAAAACTTTTCTCAAAAAATTCCCAATTATAAAACACCAATTCCCAATCTTTATGTTGCCAATATGGCTCATGTATATCCTGATGAAAGAAGTGTAAATAATAGTATTAAGGTGGCTTTAAATGTAGATGCTGTTCTAAAAAGTAATTAA
- the recR gene encoding recombination mediator RecR → MYTPPLARLIEQLQLLPGVGPKTAQRLALHLIKRPEKEVRALAQALVTAKQQVGLCKVCFHLSAEPICAICSNQNRDRTTICVVADSRDTIALEKTREYRGLYHVLGGVISPMDGIGPEQLNIEALVRRLTKEQIKEVILAISPSVEGETTTLYINGLVRPFTKVTRIAFGLPMGGDLEYADEVTLARALEGRRELD, encoded by the coding sequence ATTTATACGCCTCCTTTAGCTCGTTTAATTGAGCAGCTACAGCTTTTACCAGGAGTCGGGCCGAAAACCGCCCAAAGACTGGCTTTACACCTCATCAAACGTCCTGAAAAAGAAGTTCGAGCATTAGCTCAGGCTCTAGTTACTGCTAAACAGCAGGTTGGCTTATGCAAGGTTTGTTTTCATCTTTCTGCTGAACCGATTTGTGCAATTTGTAGTAATCAAAATCGCGATCGCACTACCATTTGTGTCGTCGCTGACTCTCGTGACACTATTGCCTTGGAAAAAACCCGAGAATATCGTGGTTTATATCATGTCTTGGGTGGCGTAATTTCTCCCATGGACGGGATTGGCCCTGAACAGCTTAATATTGAAGCTTTAGTACGTCGCTTAACTAAAGAGCAAATTAAAGAGGTGATTTTGGCGATTAGCCCTAGTGTTGAAGGGGAAACCACGACGCTGTATATCAATGGTTTAGTTAGACCTTTCACTAAAGTGACTAGAATTGCTTTTGGCTTGCCCATGGGCGGGGATTTAGAATATGCTGATGAAGTTACCCTCGCTAGGGCTTTAGAAGGTAGACGGGAATTGGATTGA
- a CDS encoding glycosyltransferase family 4 protein has protein sequence MKILQIGLEWFPERAGGLNRYYYDCCNYLPQEDIQLDSLLTGSSKINQDLPSRVIAVAPSKSLLLQRWRAMRKNYRQLVAQEKYDLIVSHFALYTFALLDLIGDRPLVTHFHGPWALESDVEIKRPISIWVKKQIEITVYRRSSQFIVLSQTFRDILHQEYQVPLAKIHIIPGGVDIDRFNIDLSPTESRCQLNWPQDRPIIFCIRRLAKRMGIENLITAMAQVRDRYPDILLYIAGKGALATTLQTQIEALELTNHVKLLGFMPDRQLPLCYRAANFSIVPTIALEGFGLIVVESLAAGTPVLGTPIGGIPEILNPFCADLVLAGCNPDELARGMIETLSGKRILPSNQACLDYVQTNYNWQAIAQKIKLVYQSA, from the coding sequence GTGAAAATACTGCAAATAGGTTTAGAATGGTTTCCCGAAAGAGCAGGTGGACTGAACCGCTACTACTATGATTGTTGTAATTATTTGCCCCAAGAGGATATTCAACTTGATAGTTTACTTACTGGTTCAAGCAAGATTAATCAGGATTTACCCAGCCGAGTAATAGCTGTTGCTCCCTCTAAGAGTTTACTTTTACAACGCTGGCGGGCAATGAGAAAAAATTATCGTCAGCTAGTAGCACAAGAAAAGTACGATCTGATAGTTTCTCATTTTGCTCTATATACATTTGCTCTTCTAGATCTGATCGGCGATCGCCCTCTTGTTACTCATTTTCATGGCCCTTGGGCATTAGAAAGTGATGTCGAAATTAAACGCCCCATCTCAATTTGGGTTAAAAAACAAATCGAAATAACTGTTTATCGCCGATCATCTCAATTTATCGTCCTGTCTCAAACTTTCCGCGATATTTTACATCAAGAATATCAAGTCCCTCTAGCAAAAATCCACATTATTCCTGGGGGAGTTGACATCGATCGCTTTAACATTGATTTATCCCCCACAGAATCGCGTTGCCAACTCAATTGGCCTCAAGATAGACCAATTATTTTTTGTATTCGTCGTCTAGCTAAACGGATGGGAATAGAGAATTTAATTACAGCAATGGCACAGGTACGCGATCGCTATCCCGATATTCTGCTTTATATTGCGGGGAAAGGTGCATTAGCTACTACTCTACAAACTCAAATTGAAGCATTAGAATTAACCAATCATGTCAAACTGCTAGGATTTATGCCCGATCGACAGCTCCCACTATGTTATCGTGCTGCTAACTTCTCTATTGTCCCTACTATTGCCCTAGAAGGCTTTGGTTTGATCGTAGTGGAATCTTTAGCTGCTGGTACTCCAGTATTAGGAACTCCCATTGGCGGTATTCCCGAAATCTTAAATCCCTTTTGCGCCGATTTAGTTTTGGCGGGGTGCAATCCAGATGAACTTGCTAGAGGAATGATCGAAACTTTATCAGGTAAGCGCATTTTACCGAGTAATCAAGCATGTCTAGATTACGTTCAAACCAACTATAATTGGCAGGCGATCGCGCAGAAAATTAAACTTGTCTATCAAAGTGCCTAA
- a CDS encoding glycosyltransferase produces the protein MTKQRKILFVDHTAVMGGAELSLLDLSSAYAQGSKVLLFSDGVLRERLEKAGVKVSVAQASAEMLNLRTNGGWSSLTAIPELWNMAGAIAKEAKDYELVLANSQKAFITSVLATLRGSPAVLWYLHDILTAKHFSQINRQIVVFLANRFATKVLVNSQATGQAFVAAGGKKELLNVVYNGFESQQFDRVGIEEREKVRDGLGIGNAPLIGLFSRLSYWKGQHILLEAVKELPQVQVILVGEALFGEGEYVFQLKTLTATPKLTGRVHWLGFRDDIPTLMKACDIIVHTSTEPEPFGRVIVEGQLAQKPVIATAAGGALELIEDGINGYLFPPQDAIALRQLIQKLIEDRHLTQTIAQQGYSSAKSNFTLNTMLKSFAQAIAFV, from the coding sequence ATGACAAAGCAGCGTAAGATTCTTTTTGTCGATCATACAGCAGTCATGGGAGGAGCAGAACTGAGTCTTTTGGACTTGTCAAGCGCCTATGCTCAAGGAAGCAAAGTTTTGTTGTTTAGTGACGGAGTATTGCGTGAACGGTTGGAAAAGGCAGGGGTCAAGGTGAGTGTTGCTCAAGCTTCGGCAGAGATGCTCAACTTACGTACGAATGGAGGATGGAGTTCTTTAACCGCAATCCCCGAACTTTGGAACATGGCAGGAGCGATCGCTAAAGAAGCCAAGGATTACGAGCTGGTTTTAGCTAATTCCCAAAAAGCCTTTATCACCTCGGTCTTAGCAACTTTAAGAGGAAGCCCAGCAGTTTTATGGTATCTACATGATATTTTAACGGCCAAGCATTTTAGCCAGATAAATCGTCAGATTGTAGTGTTTTTAGCCAATCGGTTTGCCACCAAAGTTTTGGTTAATTCTCAAGCTACGGGTCAGGCTTTTGTGGCTGCGGGAGGGAAAAAAGAATTATTAAATGTAGTCTATAACGGATTTGAGTCTCAACAATTTGATCGCGTCGGGATTGAGGAGAGGGAAAAAGTACGTGACGGCTTAGGGATTGGGAATGCACCTTTGATTGGTTTATTTAGTCGTCTTTCGTACTGGAAAGGGCAACATATTCTGCTGGAGGCAGTTAAAGAATTGCCTCAAGTCCAGGTGATTTTGGTAGGAGAAGCCTTATTTGGCGAAGGAGAATATGTCTTCCAACTAAAAACCTTAACTGCCACGCCCAAATTAACAGGTAGAGTTCATTGGTTAGGATTTCGTGATGATATTCCGACGTTAATGAAAGCTTGCGATATTATAGTTCATACTTCTACCGAGCCAGAACCTTTTGGGCGGGTCATTGTGGAAGGACAGTTAGCTCAAAAACCCGTAATTGCCACTGCTGCTGGAGGAGCTTTAGAGTTGATTGAAGACGGCATCAATGGCTACTTATTTCCACCTCAAGATGCGATCGCTTTACGTCAATTAATTCAAAAATTGATTGAGGATCGACATTTGACTCAAACCATTGCTCAACAAGGTTACAGTAGTGCTAAATCTAACTTTACCTTAAACACGATGTTAAAAAGCTTTGCTCAAGCCATAGCATTTGTATAG
- a CDS encoding NACHT domain-containing protein, with translation MTNLHDFETVLCLVDQSISPSYLNPTQEMVLRGVWNGKTYAEIAYQHNYDSEYIKGVGCNLWQILSRTFDKQISKSNFVPFMRQRIAQLIEENTLQLEEPHDHSSFNSLGNQQNYHWTTAPDIKLFEGRTKELNTLELWTQDPDTRCIVISGMVGSGKTTLVTELAKRNKDKFDYVIWFSLLQTPTLTTLIHSYLKVIMQTSEAQINLKSLELSFLMSEFISCLKQKKVLLVLDDLHCIFDTNETNSCYKKNFEEYGRFLRSLISIDHQSLLITTSRIKPKMLEYYSENQVKMLDLQGFNFQTTEAIINSHSSILLEAEQLSFLAKSVQNNPQILNIIKNHLDEFKYFIEKDIEQVWQDIILIDEISNLLEQELFYLSDLQKEIIYWLAISCYPVSLEELTYCVEKSQYKLKFAQSIDSLVKRTLVINNNSTYSLMPIMRTYVRKKLVKQALQG, from the coding sequence ATGACAAATTTACATGATTTTGAAACAGTTTTATGCTTAGTCGATCAGTCAATTAGTCCTTCCTATCTTAATCCTACTCAAGAAATGGTGCTGCGAGGAGTTTGGAATGGTAAAACATATGCAGAGATCGCTTATCAACATAATTATGACTCAGAATATATTAAGGGTGTAGGCTGTAATTTGTGGCAGATTCTTTCTCGTACTTTTGATAAGCAAATTAGCAAAAGTAATTTTGTTCCCTTTATGAGACAAAGAATAGCTCAATTAATTGAAGAAAATACTTTACAGTTAGAAGAACCTCACGATCACTCTTCCTTTAATAGTCTAGGAAATCAACAAAATTATCACTGGACAACTGCACCTGATATAAAACTTTTTGAAGGTAGAACGAAAGAATTAAATACGCTGGAATTATGGACTCAAGATCCTGATACCCGCTGCATTGTCATTTCAGGTATGGTGGGGAGTGGAAAAACTACTTTAGTAACTGAGTTAGCCAAACGAAATAAAGATAAATTTGATTATGTTATTTGGTTTTCCTTGCTACAAACTCCGACTTTAACCACACTTATTCATAGTTACTTAAAAGTCATAATGCAGACAAGCGAAGCTCAGATAAATTTAAAATCTTTAGAATTAAGCTTTTTAATGTCTGAGTTTATTAGTTGTTTAAAACAAAAAAAAGTTTTATTAGTTTTAGATGATTTACATTGTATTTTTGATACTAATGAAACAAATAGCTGTTACAAAAAAAATTTTGAAGAATACGGTCGATTTTTGCGATCGCTCATATCTATCGACCATCAAAGTTTATTAATTACTACCAGCCGTATCAAGCCAAAAATGCTGGAATATTATAGTGAAAATCAAGTTAAAATGCTCGACTTGCAAGGATTTAATTTTCAAACTACTGAAGCAATAATTAATTCCCATAGTAGTATTTTACTTGAAGCAGAACAGCTATCGTTTTTAGCAAAAAGTGTCCAAAATAACCCGCAAATACTTAATATTATTAAAAATCACTTAGATGAATTTAAATATTTTATCGAAAAAGATATTGAACAGGTTTGGCAAGATATAATTCTCATTGATGAAATCAGTAACTTGCTGGAGCAAGAATTATTTTATCTATCTGATTTGCAAAAAGAGATTATTTACTGGCTAGCAATTTCTTGTTATCCTGTTTCGCTGGAAGAGTTAACTTATTGTGTGGAAAAATCTCAATATAAACTTAAATTTGCCCAGAGTATTGATTCTTTAGTTAAAAGAACGCTGGTAATTAATAATAATTCTACCTATTCTCTAATGCCTATTATGAGAACATATGTACGAAAAAAATTAGTCAAGCAAGCTCTTCAAGGTTAA
- a CDS encoding peroxiredoxin, with protein sequence MTTEGCLRVGQKAPEFMATAVFDQEFKNVKLSDYRGQYVVLFFYPLDFTFVCPTEIIAFSDRYADFKSLNTEILGASVDSEFSHLAWIQTDRKAGGIGDIDYPLISDLKKEISTAYNVLDPEAGVALRGLFIIDKEGIIQHATINNLSFGRSVEETLRTLKAIQHVQNNPDEVCPAGWQEGDQTMNPDPIKSKVYFSSVG encoded by the coding sequence ATGACTACAGAAGGATGTTTAAGAGTAGGGCAAAAAGCCCCCGAATTTATGGCTACGGCTGTTTTTGATCAAGAATTTAAAAATGTTAAGCTATCTGACTATCGTGGTCAGTATGTAGTCTTATTTTTCTATCCTTTAGACTTCACCTTTGTTTGTCCGACGGAAATTATTGCATTTAGCGATCGCTATGCAGATTTTAAATCTCTCAATACTGAAATTCTAGGCGCGTCTGTAGACAGTGAATTTTCTCACCTAGCTTGGATCCAGACTGACCGCAAAGCAGGCGGAATTGGTGATATTGACTATCCTTTAATCTCCGATCTCAAAAAAGAAATTAGCACTGCCTATAATGTTCTCGATCCTGAAGCAGGAGTAGCACTACGGGGACTGTTTATTATCGATAAAGAAGGTATTATTCAACATGCAACGATCAATAACCTTTCATTTGGTCGTAGTGTAGAGGAGACTTTGCGTACATTAAAAGCGATCCAGCATGTACAGAATAATCCTGATGAGGTTTGTCCTGCGGGATGGCAAGAAGGAGATCAAACCATGAATCCCGATCCGATCAAATCTAAAGTTTACTTTTCTTCGGTTGGTTAA
- a CDS encoding DUF3747 domain-containing protein: protein MKLSTKLKLAAFFTGTLILTTPLLPAVAQFTEAPVAESNVAAIAVPAGAIGYNLNVIEQIPGKQQCYAEKGDNPTIIDPLWTKFDFTGSCNRSTDGNGYSVRLDGQDTSLDYRLDVIAKGDNLQLIATNTQEGADLVVGQTNGKPAPGEYVKIDLNPGWKFTKKAYQGKTLGHYFLSGNSTAIAAAGDAPEGSPSPAGGDSKFSDIAQDIYKKEIEDAVALGFIAGFKDQTFRPTESLTREQLVSMAYGALETIDGLDLKAPVVPTQPYPDVDSTRWSANKIQWAKENNIVKGYPDGSFKPANPVTRAELVVVLQNLAKYANTLQGKNPELASNQEPVKFADTANHWGAATISAMSAYCGVASPYQEVGDSFNPDSPAARDYAAAATLRTHHCLTQKAKAQ from the coding sequence ATGAAATTATCAACCAAGTTGAAATTAGCGGCATTTTTTACAGGAACGCTCATCTTAACCACACCACTGTTACCAGCCGTGGCTCAGTTTACTGAAGCACCCGTAGCTGAAAGTAATGTTGCGGCGATCGCTGTTCCTGCTGGTGCAATTGGCTACAATTTAAACGTAATCGAGCAGATTCCTGGTAAGCAACAGTGTTACGCCGAAAAAGGTGACAACCCTACCATTATCGATCCCCTCTGGACTAAGTTCGATTTTACTGGTAGCTGTAATCGTTCGACAGATGGCAATGGTTATTCAGTACGTCTTGACGGTCAAGATACTAGTTTAGATTATCGGCTGGATGTGATTGCTAAAGGCGACAATCTTCAGCTAATTGCGACCAACACTCAAGAAGGTGCCGATCTAGTTGTCGGTCAAACCAATGGCAAACCAGCACCAGGAGAATATGTCAAAATCGATCTTAATCCTGGCTGGAAGTTTACCAAAAAAGCTTATCAAGGCAAAACATTAGGTCATTACTTTTTAAGTGGCAATTCAACGGCGATCGCTGCTGCGGGAGATGCTCCAGAAGGCTCACCTAGTCCTGCTGGCGGTGATTCTAAGTTTAGTGACATTGCCCAGGATATCTACAAAAAAGAGATTGAGGATGCTGTTGCGCTTGGGTTTATTGCTGGCTTTAAAGATCAAACTTTTCGTCCTACCGAATCTTTAACTAGAGAACAACTGGTTTCAATGGCTTATGGTGCGTTGGAAACTATTGATGGTTTGGATCTAAAAGCTCCTGTAGTGCCGACTCAACCTTATCCTGACGTGGATTCTACTCGCTGGAGTGCTAATAAAATTCAATGGGCAAAAGAGAATAATATTGTCAAGGGTTATCCCGATGGCTCATTTAAACCAGCCAATCCTGTCACTAGAGCAGAATTAGTCGTTGTCTTACAAAATCTTGCTAAGTACGCCAATACTCTACAAGGTAAAAACCCAGAGTTAGCCAGCAATCAAGAACCTGTTAAATTTGCTGATACCGCCAATCACTGGGGTGCAGCCACGATTTCCGCTATGTCAGCCTACTGTGGTGTTGCCTCACCGTATCAAGAAGTAGGAGATTCATTCAACCCTGATTCTCCCGCAGCAAGAGACTATGCTGCTGCTGCTACCCTGAGAACTCACCATTGTTTGACTCAAAAAGCTAAAGCTCAATAA